In Palaemon carinicauda isolate YSFRI2023 chromosome 14, ASM3689809v2, whole genome shotgun sequence, the following proteins share a genomic window:
- the LOC137652810 gene encoding uncharacterized protein: protein MFHQVKVPEDERDSLRFLWWPIGDTNHAMQEFRMTSHVFGVRSSPSVVNFCLRQAALDYGDKERDKSVATLDLSKDELPTESTLGIHRGMSSDEFTFKINLKEKPRKRRGVLSVVPSLYDPLGFVSPFTLKGKMLLQDLCHHNLPWDEEMNNDEANCWSR, encoded by the exons atgttccatcaagtcaaggtgccagaagacgagagggactctttacgcttcctgtggtggccaaTTGGAGACACCAATCATGCTATgcaagagttcaggatgacttcacatgtgtttggagtGCGATCGTCtccaagtgtagtcaacttctgcctcagacaggcagcactggactatggtgacaa ggagagagataaatcagtggctacattggaccttagtaaggacgagctgcctacggagAGCACTTTGGGTATCCACAGGGgcatgagcagtgatgagttcaccttcaagatcaacctgaaggagaagcctaggaagcgcagaggagttctctctgtagtaCCTTCCTTGTACGATCCACTTGGTTTTGTGtcacctttcaccctgaaaggtAAGATGTTACTACAAGACTTGTGTCATCACAACTTACCTTGGGacgaagaaatgaacaacgacgaagcaaatTGCTGGAGCAGATGA